The sequence ACAGACCTCTCTCGTCTGCTCAATTTCATCTCGTCAGCCCGGCGACCCTTGTCACCCAGGCGAGAAGCGGGTGCTTCTGCTTTTTCTTTCAACGTTTACTAGATTACAAAATTAGCGGACAAATGTCAAGGACTTATCCCTTTTTCCGCAGATTTTCACCGTTCATCTGGATTTCCCGGGATAAGAACTCAATCCGCTCCATGATTCGGGCCGCCTTGACCGGTTCCACGACCCCCTGGCTATTGATCGCCAGGTGCTGTTTCTCCAATTCAGCCATCGAAAAGTTAGAACTGAAGAAGGTTGGCAGTTCCTCTTGCATCCGGTACTCCAGGATGACGCCCAGAACATCGTCACGCACCCAGGTCGACATGGCATCCGCACCGATGTCGTCCAGCATCAAGACGGGCGAACGTTTAACCGCATCGATCTTTTCGCCAGCATTGTTGTTGCGAATGGAGTTTTTCAGCTCAACCGCAAAGCTGGGGAAATGCACCATCGTCGTGGCAACATCCCGCTGGGCCAGTGCATTGGCCGTCGCCGCCAACAGGTAGGTCTTCCCGACCCCAAAGCTCCCGGTCAGGTACAATCCCGGCTGGAAGCGGTCCGGCGAATAGCTTTTCACGAATTCCACGGCGGCACTGTAGGCTGCCACCCGACCCGTAGTGGCATTTTGATCGTCTAAGTAGTAGTTGTCAAAGGTCGCCTGCCGGATGAACTTTGGCATATTGATCGAATTGACCAATTGCCGCAGGTGCTCTTGGTGGCGGCGTTCAATCAGCTGCTGGGTCGGAACATAGGTGACATCGATCTGGCCACCATCGAGCTGCAGCTGGGGAGAGTAGCCGGGGGCCACCGTAGCCTTGCCTTCCTTGATCAGCTGCTTTTCGTGGAAAAATTCATAAAGCTTTGAGCGACCCCGCCGAATACTCTCGGCGCTCAGCCGGTCACGGTGCTGGTTCAAGAACGCCCGGACCTCGGGATCGGCATAAACCTGCTTCATGATCTGGTCCATGTTGGCGGCAACGTTGCGTCCCTGCATCATTTTCTGAATGGTTTTATTTAGTGATTCCAATCATCTCACCTGTTTCCAGAATGTTTTCGCTGAAGGGCTCGGGCACGCGCAATGGCTTCCGGCGAGGCCTTCTTCGTCTTCTGCTTTTGATCCTGCTTGCTCCACTCCGGCATCTTTTCCCGGACCTGCAGCTGACGATAGGTGCGGCGGGTGCCCTGCTTTGGCGCCCCCTCCCGCTTGGCCTGGTTGAACTTTTTCAACTGCATCAGGGCACCGGCGCCATCCTTGACCCCGGCCCGTAGCCAGTCATTGGCAATGGCGTCGACAAAGTTACCCTTTAGAGTGGCGTTGCCCAGGTCGGCAATGACGTACCAGACCAGCACGTTAATGACCGACGACGGCAGCTGACCGTCCTGCACCAGGCGGGTTAAGACGTTGCGCTCGCCCGCCGTCACGTAGCCCCCCGTCTGTTCCTTGAGGGCCTGGAGAAATTCAACCGGCGCGTAGTTATCGGTACTCTTGAGCAGCAGGCGGTCTTTATCTGTGAGGCCCTTGACAGCAGGTGTCGATTGAGCCGCTTTCGTTTGGGCGACCGTCGCCTGCTTGCCGGGAACCCGCTGGTAGCGGCTGGCAACCACCTGCTTAAATTTCTGGGCATCAAAATGGTTGCTGGCCAAGTCCGTTGCAAGGCGAATCAGCCGGGCCATTTCCGGTTCGTCAATTCCATATAATTGGTGTTCAACCTCGATCAGTTGACGCTGGGCGGTCAGATCATCTCGAATCACCGGCTGGCCTTCTAACAGCTGCAGGAGGGTCGGCCAGTCAAAGTCCGTTGCCACCCTGCGCGGCTCTTTTGCTGGCGCCGGTTGCACCTGCTTTTGAGCATCCCGAATGACATGAGGAAGGTGAACGACCTCCCGCTGGTCTACCCGGTAGGTGTCTAAAAAGTGGTGACTGACGTCCTTCAACTGGGAATCGGCATCGGCCAGGCGGTGTGCCTGGGCCCGCCTCATCAGCTGGTTAAAGCGACTTTCACCAATCTCTTCCAGGAGCAGGACACTTAAAAGGCTATCGGCCACAAATTGAGTGGGCGTTAGCGTCGCCTGCAATTCGTAAACGTAGACGTCGCCCTGGGCATCGTGGCGATGGTAGGTAATCAGCATCCCACTGCTCTCCAGGCGCTGCAGGCCCTCAGCAACCATGCCCTGGCCCGCGTTAAGTTGGACCAGAAGCTCTGATTGGAGGCGACGATCTGCCAGGGTCGGCCGATCCATCATTTGACTGCGCAGCGCGTAGAAAAGGCTGAAGGCCACCGGACCCAAGATCGGCTGGTAAAAATCCACAAAGGTTCGCTCGTTGAAGTTGGCGAAGTCAACCGCGCTCGTCACCAGATAACCCGCCTGGGGATCAAAGCCTTGTCGATTGCTCACGGTTTAACCCTGCTTTCCCTTTTCGTGGTCGTTTTTGACCATCGTTTCCAATTCGTTCATGAAGGCGTCGACGTCCTTAAATTGACGGTAAACGCTGGCAAAGCGGATGTAGGCCACCTCATCGACATCCTTGAGCTCGTTCATCACGAACTTGCCGATGATCTGACTGGAAACCTCATTTTCACCAAGGCCACGGACCTTTTTTTCGACCTTATCGGTTAGCTTGGTCAGGCGCTCCATGCTCACCGGTCGCTTTTCCGCCGACCGGACAATCCCGTTCAGGATCTTTTGCCGGCTGAATTCTTGCCGGGTCCCATCCTTTTTAATCACCAGAAGTGGCGTTTGTTCGTAACGTTCGAAGGTCGTGAAGCGAAAGCCGCAGTGAATGCACTCACGCCGCCGCCGAATAAAGGTGCCGTCTTCACTCGGCCGGCTATCAACGACGCGTGAACCATTTTTATGACAGTGTGGGCATCGCAAAGCGTACTCCTCCTTTAGTAAGATAATACTATATTTTACCGCGGGTGCCGCAGGTCTTCAACTAATTGGGCCACCTGGCGCCGCGTTTCTTCCAGGCTGCCGTTGTTGTCAATCACCCAATCGGCCCGCCGAATTTTCTCTTTCAGTGGCATCTGGGCCGCAATTCGAGCCGAAGCGGCCGCCTTGGAATAGTGATTACGGGCCATCAGCCGCTGCAATTCGGTTGCCGGATCAACCGCAACCACCACGACATAATCGCAGTCCTGATCATAGTGTTGTTCAAAGAGCAGGGGCACGTCCAGGATCACGGCTGGAGCACCGGCCCGCTTGAGGCTATCCACCGCATCCCAAATGGCATCGCGGATCAGTGGCTGCATGATCGCGTCGAGCCGGCGGCGGGCCTGATCGTCGCCAAAGACTTGTCGGCCCAGCTGAGGACGGTCCAGTTGGCCATCCGGGCCGATGATTTGGGCCCCAAAGGCCGCCTTTAGCCGATCAAGACCGGTCGACCCCGGTTGCTGGACCTGACGAGCGATCAGATCGGCATCAACGATTGGAAAGCCCGCCGCCCTTAAAAGACTGCTGACGGTCGACTTGCCACTGGCAATGCCACCGGTTAAACCAATTATCTTCGTCATCTTAATCCTCCCGTAGCGGCTGGCAGTGGGGACAGAAGGTCGTTCCCCGCTGGGCTACCTTAATCTTAACCATCTTGGTGCCGCACCGGGGACAGCGTTCACCGCCGCGGCCATAGGCGTTCAGCCGGTCCTGAAAGCCACCGGCATCCCCCATCGCGTCGACGAAGGTGTGCACCGTCGTCCCCTTATACCTGATTGCCATCGCCAGTTCCTTGATGATGTTGTCATGGAGGGATCGGATCTCGTTCTCGGTCAGGGTATTGGCCGGCTGCTCCGGATTAATCTTGCTCATCCAAAGCACCTCGTCAACGTAGATGTTGCCCAGGCCTGCCACATGATGCTGGTTGAGCAGGAAGGGTTTGATCTTGCCCCGGCTCTTTTTGAGTTCGGTCCTGAAGAAGTCGAGTTTAAAGTCTTCCGGGGTCGGTTCTGGCCCAATCGTCTTGAGGCCGCCGACCGTCATCTCCTGGCCGGTTTTGACCAGGGTCATCCGGCCAAACTTGCGAGTGTCGTGGTAGCACAGCTCCGTCCCGTCGGTAAATTGGAAAACAACGTGGGTATGTTTATCGATCGGCGCCCCCACTGGCTGACTGAAGTACTGCCCTTCCATTCGCAGGTGGGAGACCATCGTCAGCTGGTTGCTAAAGCGAAAGAGGAGGTACTTGCCCCGTCGGTCGATGTCCTCAATCGTTTGACCGATCAGGGCCTGGCGAAACTCCTCGACGTCGTTGGTGATCGTTTTCCCGTAATAAACATCAATCGCGTTAATCTTGCGGCCCTTGGCGATCTTGAGCAGACCGCGGCGAACCGTCTCTACTTCTGGTAATTCTGGCAAAGCTATCCTTCCTTACTTTTTAAGATCGTACCAGGTATCGCCGAACTTACTGTCCACCTTGAGCGGCACATCCAGCTTGACCGCCGAATCCATGACGCTCGGGACCAGTTTCTGCAGTACCGGAATCTCCTCCTTTGGGGCCTCAAAGACCAGTTCGTCGTGGATCTGCAGCAGCATCTTTGCCTGCAAGCCGCGCTTCTCCAGCTCATCTTCCATGTGAATCATCGCAATCTTGATGATGTCGGCCGCGCTCCCCTGGATCGGCGTGTTCATCGCCGTCCGCTCGGCAAAGGACCGCCGACTGAAGCTCTTGGCGTTGATGTCCGGCAGGTAACGCCGCCGGTGGGTGATCGTTTCAACGTAGCCGTGTTCCCTGGCGTATTCAATCGTGTTGTTGATGTAGTCCTTGACGCCCGGGAACTCGTGGAAGTAGTTCTGGATAAACTCGTGGGCCTGGGCCCGGCTGACGTGGATCCGCTGGGCGAGACCGTAATCACTGATCCCGTAGACGATCCCGAAATTGACCGCCTTAGCCCGCCGCCGCATGTTGTGGTCGATTTCGGCATCCGGGGCGAGGTGGAAGATCCGCCGAGCCGTGCTGGCGTGAATGTCTTCACCGTTCTTGAAATCCTCTTGGAGGTTCTTGTCCCCGGTAATGTGGGCCAATACCCGTAATTCCACCTGCGAATAATCGGAGGAGAAGATCTGCCAGCCCGGTTGACTCGGCACAAAGGCCCGCCGAATCTGCCGACCCTCGGGCAAGCGGACCGGGATATTCTGCAGGTTCGGGTCCACGGACGAAAGCCGACCGGTCTGGGTCAGTGTCTGCAGGTAGCGGGTGTGAATCTTCTGGTCGGTCGAGTGAATGACCTTCAAGAGCCCGGTGATGTAGGTCGACTGGAGCTTGGCAATCTGGCGATACTCCAGGATCTGGGCCACGATTGGCGCCCGATCAGCCAACTTCTCCAGCACGTCCACGGCCGTCGAGTAACCGGTCTTAGTCTTCTTGATGACCGGCAGCTTTAGCTTTTCAAAGAGGATATGACCAAGCTGCTTGGTGGAGTTGATGTTGAATTTCTCGCCAGCCTCCTGGTAGATCTGGCTCTCAATCTCGGCTAGCCGTTCCTTCAGCTTGCTCCCCATGTCTTTCAGGGTCTGGGCGTCAACGTGCACCCCGGTAATCTCCATCTTGGCCAAAACCCGGGTCAGCGGCAACTCAATGTCGGTATAGAGGGGCAGCTGCTGATTATCCTTCAGCTGGTCAAAGAGCGGTTGTTTTAGTTCGGCAATTGCCCGGGCCTTGTTGGCAAGGTGGGCAAAGAAGAGTTGGTCGTCGTCTGGGATCGCCCGCTTGGCCCCCTTGCCGTAAACTTCCTCGTCGGACTGAACATTGTGATAATCATGTTCGGCGGCCAGCTTGCCGAGGTCGTTACTGTTGTCATTGGTGTTCAACAGGTAGGAGGCCAGCAGGAGATCAAAGTCCACGCCCCGAAGTGCGATCCCCAGCCGGTGCAGGCCGACAATCTGCCCTTTGGCATTGAAGACGTCCTTTTTGACCTGAGGATCCTCCAACAAGTCCTTCAGTGCCGGTTGCTTCAGCAATTCCGCATCCCGACTCGTCAGCCAGGTGGTCCCGTCGCCGATCACGAAACCGGCAAACGGTGAGAGGTGATAATTGGCATCCGGCATCTCCAGGTAGAAGCTCAGCGGCATTTTGAGCGAGCCCACCAGGTCCAGCTTATCGGCCGTCAGCTCCTGGTAGTCAATCGGCGCGAGCTGCTCTTCCTCATCCTCTGGAGTAACATTCATCTTTTGCAGGAAGGACTTGAAATCCATCCGCTGGTAGAAGTCAATCAATTCCTCGGTCTGGGGGCCCTGATACTTAATGTCGTCCAGGCCAATCTCTAGCGGGGCGTCCTGCAGGATCGTCGCCAGGGTCTTGTCCTCCCTGGCGATCTGCTCATCCTCAATCAGGTGCTCCTTCATCTTGGACTTCTTGAGATCGTCAATGTGGTCGTAGAGATTTTCAACCGTGCCGAACTGCTTGACCAGCTTGATCGCCGTCTTTTCCCCAATCTTGGTAACCCCCGGATAGTTATCCGAGCTATCTCCCATCAGAGCCTTCATGTCGATGATCTGGCGCGGCGTGATCCCCAGCTTTTCCTGGACGTGAGCCGGCGTGTAGTGCTCGGTCTCGGTCACGCCCTTGTGAGTCACGGCCACCGTGGTGTGGTCACTGGCCAGCTGGGTCAAGTCCCGGTCCCCGGTCACAATCAGGGTCTGGTAGCCGGCTTCATCCCCCTGCTTGGCCAGGGTTCCGATGATGTCATCGGCCTCGTAGTTTGGCAGCTCATAGCTGTGCAGGCCGGATGCCTTAACCAGTTGGCGAACATAGGGCAGCTGTTCGGTCAGCTCGCCCGGCGTCTTGTTCCGTCCACCCTTGTAATCCTTGTACATCTTCGTCCGGAAGGTCACCTTGCCGGCATCGAAGGCCACCAGGGCCGCATCCGGCTGAAACTCGGCCAGCACGTGATCCAGCATTAGCTTAAAGCCATAGATGGCCGCGGTGTGGAGGCCGTCCTTGTTGGTAAACTTGTCAATCTGGCTGTGCATGGCAAAGAACGCCCGGAAAACAATGCTGTTACCGTCAATCAATAGTAATTGTTTCGTCATTTAATTCCCGCCCTTCTATTTCTCAAAATAATTGTACCAAAGATTGCCAACCGACGTTAATTTCCTGCTGATGGAATTAAAAAACCAGGTCAGGAAAATCCCAATCTGGTTTGATCTTTTAGTTAGTTGCGGTCGCTCATGCCGAAAATCTGCAGGAACGAGATGAAGAGGTTGACGAAATCGAGGTAGAGCTGCAGGGCCCCCACGATCGCCAGACCCGTCATCGAGTTCTGGTCACTGTAATTGATGTAGATCTGCTTCATCTTCTGGGCATCCCAAGCGGTCAGAACAACGAAGATGATGACCGCGATGAAGGAGAAGATGTAGGTGATCGCCGGACTCTGCAGGAACATGTTAATGATCCAGGCAATCATCAGTGCTATTAGGGCCGCCATTGCGTGGGATCCAAAGGTCGTCAGATCACGCTTGGTGACCGTCCCGTAGATCGCCATCGTCACAAAGACCGATGCCGAAGAAACGAAGGCCGCCGCGATGTTCGTCCCGGTATAAACACCGGCGATCAGGGCGAATTCAACCCCGTAGATTATCGAAATCAGCATCAGCATCACGAAGCCCCCGGCCGGGTTGCGGGTAGCGCTAAAGCTGATCCCCATCGACAGGGCAATCGGCAAGAGCAAGATAATCCAAACCATTGCCGGGTGGGCCCCAAAGAAGCCCAATACCTGGCTGGCAAAGACCGTCATGGTCAGGTAGGCGCTTAAAGCGGAAACTAGGACGGCCAGGGCCATATTACCGTACATCCGGGTTAAGAAACGATTCAGCCCCGAGGCATCGGTAACAACCCGGCGTCCCGGTTCGCCTGAATAGTTATTCATCAAATACTCCCTCTTTCTTTATATTCACTTATTATTTGTGCTTTACACCATAACACAAAAATGGCAGCGAACACTACCATTTTTACCCCGATTATTTACTTATTAACAATTTCTTTATACTTATCTTCGTACTTCTCGATGTCACCGGCACCCATGAAGATGAAGACAGCGTCGTGGTACTGGGCCAGCTTGTCCATCGAGTCCATATCAATTCCCTCACTGTGCGGAATCTTGGCTTCGAGGTCCGCGCTGGAAATGTTCCCCTTGTTTTCCCGGATGGAACCAAAGATTGGGGTCACGTAGACCTTGTCGGCCCGGCTCAGGGAAGTGGCAAAGCCATCGATGTAGGCTGCCAGCCGGGAGTAGGTGTGCGGCTGGAAGACGGCGATGATCTGCTTGTCCGGGTACTTCTGCCGGGCAGCATCGATCGTGGCCTTGATTTCGCTCGGGTGGTGGGCGTAGTCGTCGATCAGCTTGTCATCGGCCACGTCGGTTTCACTGAAGCGCCGCTTGACACCGGTGAAGTTGGCCAGCTCGCGCTTGATGTCGGCCATGTCGATGTGCTCCATGTAGGCCACGGCCAGGACCGCCAGACTGTTTAAGACGCTGTGCTCACCATAGAGGTGGATGGTAAAGGTTCCCAGCTTTTGGTCCCGGAAGTAGGCGTCATAGGTCGAACCCGCTGGCGTCCGCTGGATGTTTTCGGCCCGGAAGTCGTCCTGGTCGCCGGTCCCGTAGTAGTAGATCGGCACGTCAACGTTGAGCTTGTGCAGGTTCTCGTCGTCACCCCAGGCAAAGATAGCCTTCTTGACCTGCTTGCCGTAGGTTTCAAATGACTGGCGAACGTCGTCAATATCCTTGAAGTAGTCCGGGTGATCGAAATCGATGTTGGTCATGATGGCGTAGTCCGGGTGGTAGGCCAGGAAGTGATCCCGGTATTCATCGGCCTCGAAGACGAAGAAGCGGTCCTTGGCATCACCCTTGCCAACCCCGTCACCGATCAGGTAGCTGGTCGGTTCCACGGCGTCCAGGACATGGGCCAGCAGGGCGGTCGTACTAGTCTTACCATGAGCACCGGCAATCCCGATGCTGGTGTGACTGGCAACCTCGTGCTCAACCGCTTCCGGATAGGACATGATTGTCAGGCCCAGCTCGTGAGCGCGCTTGATTTCTGGCTGGTCGTCACCAAAGGCGTTCCCTTGAATGATCGTCATCCCCGGCTTAATGTTGGCGGAATCAAACGGCAGGATCTTAATCCCCGCCTTCAGCAGCGGCCCCTGGGTAAAGGTTTCCTTTTCAATGTCCGACCCCAAAACAACGTTGCCCTTATCATGCAAAATCCGTGCAAGGGAGGCCATCCCGGTTCCCTTGATGCCGACGAAATAGTATGTCTTCTTCTCCATCAATCCAGTTTCCTTTCAACATGTTTACTGTTCATTTAAAAGATTATTGAGGGGCCGGAATCCGGCCCCTCAATAAATAATAAAGCATTCTAGTATTTTGGCAATAGCTTTCACAAAGAATTAACTATTTTGCCGGGAAGAAGGTATCAGCCCGCTGAAAGTCAACCGGTTCGCCGACTTCCTGCCAGTCGTCTGGGATAATCCAGAGGCCTTTTTCGTCCGGGGCGTTCTTCAAGCGCAGTTCGCGGAAGCCGCAGAGCATCCCGTCACTTTCAACCCCCATCAGTGCACCGGGCCAAATGATCTTGCCGTCGGGCATCATGGCACCGGGCCGGGCAACGACGACCTTGATGCCTTCCTTGACGTTCGGCGAGCCACAGACGATCTGCACGGTTTGGTCCTTGCTGATCCGGGTCTGGGTGATCTTCAGGTGGTCAGACTTGGGGTGGTCCTTTAATTCTTCCACGTAGCCCACCACGAATTTTGGCGTCGAATCGGCGGTCAGCTCCTGGTCAAAGCCAGCCGCAGTCAGCTTGGCGTTTAACTTCGCCACCTGATCTTCGTTTAAGAAGACCTGGCCGTTTTCGTCCTTTAATTCAGGCAGGATGGTGCTAGCAGCCATGAAGTTGTAGCCGAGCAGCTGGCCGTCCTTGGCACTCTTGACCTGGGCGATTCCATCCTTGACCGTCGTCGTTTGGCCCTCGCTGCTGTCGGGTGCGGTAATGACCACGAGGATGTCGCCCATTTCCTTAGGATTGTAACTTGAAATTAACATCGAATGTTCCTTTCCACATTTTATTTCACGAGGCTGGGAAAAGACAATCTTTCTTTCAGTCTCGTTCGTTTTCAATTACTGAAAAGATAACGTGGAAAATAACCGTGGGGCTAGTGTCTAGCTACGGACGAAAGCCGACGCCTTCAGCGCCGACTCCCGTCCTAGGCTAGCCATACCTAATAGGCTAGCTTCGCGTCGCGCCCCACTCTGTTGGTTATTTCCCACTCACCTTACCGTCATCCTATTTTACTTCAAATTGCTTAAAAAGTCTTCCACTTGTTGCTTGGTCTTGCGATCCTTGTTCACCAGGCGACCGATTTCCTTGCCATCTTCATAGACCACAAAGCTCGGGATCCCGAAGATGTTGAGTTCCGCGGCCAGGTCAATGTTTTGGTCACGGTCGACGTGGATAAAGGTGTAATCGCTAAAGTCCTGCTCGATCTCGGGCATTGCCGGTGCGATGAAGTGGCAGTCCGGGCACCAGTCGGCACTAAAGTAGAGCACGTACTTGCCCTTCTGAATTTTTTCCTGCAGCTGCTCTTCCTTCATTACTGGTAACTCTTCCATTTCAAGACCTCCATCTTTTTCTTTTTTGCTATTATAGCATCTTTCTTATTAAAAGTAAGCTGTTTGGCGTTCAAATTTGGAATATGGTAAAATACGAGTGTCGTCTTAAATTACCCAATCGCCAAATACGTAAATGAAAGAAGTAATTTAATCAATGAACGATTCAAATTCATCTGCCAATCCCTGGATAATTCCCCTGACTTTGGGGGCCTCCGGGGTCGTTGGCTTTATTGCCGGGAAGCTCTTTGGGACCCGGCGCATGTCGGCAGGCCGGATTCTCCGGATGGTGCGTGCTGAATTTGCACGCGAAGGACGGATCACCGGCAGCTGGATCGACCATCATGCGGTGCCATTCCAGCGCTTTGCCGTCAAAACCGATGCCTACCGCGGTGGTTTAACCCGCCGCGAGGACGACGAGCTTGTCAACTATGACTTTCTAGCCGATGCCTACACGGGTAGCCTGCTGGAACTCAAGCGCGTTGAAGACTAAATTAAAAGCCAAGCATTTCGTAACTGAAGTGCTTGGCTTTTTCATTGCTCAAATCGTCACTCAAATCCGCATTTGGTGTAGCCCTCTGCTTGGGCCTGAGAGAGCGGGATCGGGGTCACGCTCCTGGCATTTGAAAGACCCCGGCAGTTCGGATCGAAATGGTAACGATGACCGGTGGCCGTGATGTAGACCGTCTCCTGATTATTCTGAGTACTGCTCGTGCTGGTCGAAGCAGACTGACTGGTGACGGTTGGACTGGTCTTTTGCTGAGTAGTACGGGCACTCTTGGTGACCTTCGACGTCCCGTCCTGGTAATTGAGCTTGACCCCATCCTGAACGTTGAAAATGTAGACATTGTAGCTGATCGCGTTCGAGCCCACCGATTGGGCCTGCATGTGAACACCGCGGGCCAGCTGCTCATTCCCCCGAAAGACCGGTGTTACTCGGTAGCGAACGTAGGCCTGCGGGTTGGCCTTGAGATATTCGGCCACCGCATCCTCATAGCGGGTCATGGACGGATCATTCAGCGACCGGGTTCCGGTAATCAGGTTCTTCCAGTTGTTGTTCTGCCCGGTCAGCTGGTAGCCAATCAGGTGGGAACGGTTATAAAGATAGCCGCTAGCGATCCGCTTGTTATGCCAGCCGGTCGGGTCAATCGTCAGTGGCTCCCGCTCGGTCGTTGGCATCAGTGACTTGTTCAAAAGAGCGTTGGCGCTGGTGGCGCGATTCAGCGAATCCAGGTTGCCATACTTTTGCCAGGCA comes from Limosilactobacillus sp. and encodes:
- a CDS encoding DnaD domain protein: MSNRQGFDPQAGYLVTSAVDFANFNERTFVDFYQPILGPVAFSLFYALRSQMMDRPTLADRRLQSELLVQLNAGQGMVAEGLQRLESSGMLITYHRHDAQGDVYVYELQATLTPTQFVADSLLSVLLLEEIGESRFNQLMRRAQAHRLADADSQLKDVSHHFLDTYRVDQREVVHLPHVIRDAQKQVQPAPAKEPRRVATDFDWPTLLQLLEGQPVIRDDLTAQRQLIEVEHQLYGIDEPEMARLIRLATDLASNHFDAQKFKQVVASRYQRVPGKQATVAQTKAAQSTPAVKGLTDKDRLLLKSTDNYAPVEFLQALKEQTGGYVTAGERNVLTRLVQDGQLPSSVINVLVWYVIADLGNATLKGNFVDAIANDWLRAGVKDGAGALMQLKKFNQAKREGAPKQGTRRTYRQLQVREKMPEWSKQDQKQKTKKASPEAIARARALQRKHSGNR
- the mutM gene encoding DNA-formamidopyrimidine glycosylase, whose protein sequence is MPELPEVETVRRGLLKIAKGRKINAIDVYYGKTITNDVEEFRQALIGQTIEDIDRRGKYLLFRFSNQLTMVSHLRMEGQYFSQPVGAPIDKHTHVVFQFTDGTELCYHDTRKFGRMTLVKTGQEMTVGGLKTIGPEPTPEDFKLDFFRTELKKSRGKIKPFLLNQHHVAGLGNIYVDEVLWMSKINPEQPANTLTENEIRSLHDNIIKELAMAIRYKGTTVHTFVDAMGDAGGFQDRLNAYGRGGERCPRCGTKMVKIKVAQRGTTFCPHCQPLRED
- a CDS encoding thioredoxin family protein; translation: MEELPVMKEEQLQEKIQKGKYVLYFSADWCPDCHFIAPAMPEIEQDFSDYTFIHVDRDQNIDLAAELNIFGIPSFVVYEDGKEIGRLVNKDRKTKQQVEDFLSNLK
- the polA gene encoding DNA polymerase I, with the translated sequence MTKQLLLIDGNSIVFRAFFAMHSQIDKFTNKDGLHTAAIYGFKLMLDHVLAEFQPDAALVAFDAGKVTFRTKMYKDYKGGRNKTPGELTEQLPYVRQLVKASGLHSYELPNYEADDIIGTLAKQGDEAGYQTLIVTGDRDLTQLASDHTTVAVTHKGVTETEHYTPAHVQEKLGITPRQIIDMKALMGDSSDNYPGVTKIGEKTAIKLVKQFGTVENLYDHIDDLKKSKMKEHLIEDEQIAREDKTLATILQDAPLEIGLDDIKYQGPQTEELIDFYQRMDFKSFLQKMNVTPEDEEEQLAPIDYQELTADKLDLVGSLKMPLSFYLEMPDANYHLSPFAGFVIGDGTTWLTSRDAELLKQPALKDLLEDPQVKKDVFNAKGQIVGLHRLGIALRGVDFDLLLASYLLNTNDNSNDLGKLAAEHDYHNVQSDEEVYGKGAKRAIPDDDQLFFAHLANKARAIAELKQPLFDQLKDNQQLPLYTDIELPLTRVLAKMEITGVHVDAQTLKDMGSKLKERLAEIESQIYQEAGEKFNINSTKQLGHILFEKLKLPVIKKTKTGYSTAVDVLEKLADRAPIVAQILEYRQIAKLQSTYITGLLKVIHSTDQKIHTRYLQTLTQTGRLSSVDPNLQNIPVRLPEGRQIRRAFVPSQPGWQIFSSDYSQVELRVLAHITGDKNLQEDFKNGEDIHASTARRIFHLAPDAEIDHNMRRRAKAVNFGIVYGISDYGLAQRIHVSRAQAHEFIQNYFHEFPGVKDYINNTIEYAREHGYVETITHRRRYLPDINAKSFSRRSFAERTAMNTPIQGSAADIIKIAMIHMEDELEKRGLQAKMLLQIHDELVFEAPKEEIPVLQKLVPSVMDSAVKLDVPLKVDSKFGDTWYDLKK
- the nrdR gene encoding transcriptional regulator NrdR, whose translation is MRCPHCHKNGSRVVDSRPSEDGTFIRRRRECIHCGFRFTTFERYEQTPLLVIKKDGTRQEFSRQKILNGIVRSAEKRPVSMERLTKLTDKVEKKVRGLGENEVSSQIIGKFVMNELKDVDEVAYIRFASVYRQFKDVDAFMNELETMVKNDHEKGKQG
- the ytpR gene encoding YtpR family tRNA-binding protein, producing the protein MLISSYNPKEMGDILVVITAPDSSEGQTTTVKDGIAQVKSAKDGQLLGYNFMAASTILPELKDENGQVFLNEDQVAKLNAKLTAAGFDQELTADSTPKFVVGYVEELKDHPKSDHLKITQTRISKDQTVQIVCGSPNVKEGIKVVVARPGAMMPDGKIIWPGALMGVESDGMLCGFRELRLKNAPDEKGLWIIPDDWQEVGEPVDFQRADTFFPAK
- the murC gene encoding UDP-N-acetylmuramate--L-alanine ligase — translated: MEKKTYYFVGIKGTGMASLARILHDKGNVVLGSDIEKETFTQGPLLKAGIKILPFDSANIKPGMTIIQGNAFGDDQPEIKRAHELGLTIMSYPEAVEHEVASHTSIGIAGAHGKTSTTALLAHVLDAVEPTSYLIGDGVGKGDAKDRFFVFEADEYRDHFLAYHPDYAIMTNIDFDHPDYFKDIDDVRQSFETYGKQVKKAIFAWGDDENLHKLNVDVPIYYYGTGDQDDFRAENIQRTPAGSTYDAYFRDQKLGTFTIHLYGEHSVLNSLAVLAVAYMEHIDMADIKRELANFTGVKRRFSETDVADDKLIDDYAHHPSEIKATIDAARQKYPDKQIIAVFQPHTYSRLAAYIDGFATSLSRADKVYVTPIFGSIRENKGNISSADLEAKIPHSEGIDMDSMDKLAQYHDAVFIFMGAGDIEKYEDKYKEIVNK
- a CDS encoding Bax inhibitor-1/YccA family protein; this translates as MNNYSGEPGRRVVTDASGLNRFLTRMYGNMALAVLVSALSAYLTMTVFASQVLGFFGAHPAMVWIILLLPIALSMGISFSATRNPAGGFVMLMLISIIYGVEFALIAGVYTGTNIAAAFVSSASVFVTMAIYGTVTKRDLTTFGSHAMAALIALMIAWIINMFLQSPAITYIFSFIAVIIFVVLTAWDAQKMKQIYINYSDQNSMTGLAIVGALQLYLDFVNLFISFLQIFGMSDRN
- the coaE gene encoding dephospho-CoA kinase (Dephospho-CoA kinase (CoaE) performs the final step in coenzyme A biosynthesis.), whose protein sequence is MTKIIGLTGGIASGKSTVSSLLRAAGFPIVDADLIARQVQQPGSTGLDRLKAAFGAQIIGPDGQLDRPQLGRQVFGDDQARRRLDAIMQPLIRDAIWDAVDSLKRAGAPAVILDVPLLFEQHYDQDCDYVVVVAVDPATELQRLMARNHYSKAAASARIAAQMPLKEKIRRADWVIDNNGSLEETRRQVAQLVEDLRHPR
- the dnaI gene encoding primosomal protein DnaI, whose amino-acid sequence is MESLNKTIQKMMQGRNVAANMDQIMKQVYADPEVRAFLNQHRDRLSAESIRRGRSKLYEFFHEKQLIKEGKATVAPGYSPQLQLDGGQIDVTYVPTQQLIERRHQEHLRQLVNSINMPKFIRQATFDNYYLDDQNATTGRVAAYSAAVEFVKSYSPDRFQPGLYLTGSFGVGKTYLLAATANALAQRDVATTMVHFPSFAVELKNSIRNNNAGEKIDAVKRSPVLMLDDIGADAMSTWVRDDVLGVILEYRMQEELPTFFSSNFSMAELEKQHLAINSQGVVEPVKAARIMERIEFLSREIQMNGENLRKKG